The genome window AACCGGCGGCAGCATCAGAAAGGAAATTCTCAAAAAGTTCGATATTGATCAGCCGGTGTTTTGCGCGGAGTTTACCATTCGCAGTTTTGCTGATTCAGTAAAGAAGCAGGAAGGATTCAGGCATCTGCCAAAATTCCCGAAAGTTTTCAGGGATTTCGCCTTTATCCTGGATTCAGGTGTTGAATACAGTGAACTGTCAGCATTTGTCGAGAAGAATAAATCACCGCTTCTCAGTTCATTCAGATTGTTTGATGTATATGAACACAAAAGTCTGGGTGAGGGCAAAAAGAGCATGGCGTTTTCACTTGAGTTCTACAACGAAAATGCAACACTGACTGATGAGATTGTTGATAAAGAATTTAATTCATTAATACAAAAAATTTCCAAAAAATTTAATGCTCAGTTGAGGGGCAGTAATTGACAGATCAGAACCGTTTTGAGGCATTGCTGAATGAACTTGATTCATTGCAGAATCAGATTGAGGGATTCCTTGATACCCAGGGGCGGATTGCCGCTGAGAAAACTGAACTGGAACGGAAACTGGCTGAAGCAAAAAAGGAAAATGAATTTCTGAAATTTCAGATTGAAGTAAATCAGAAAGAACTTGAATCACTGAGGAACCGGGCATTGCAGAACCCCGGAATGAGTGATGCGGAAAAAGAAGAACTTAAAAGCAGGATTGCGGGGGCAATCACTTTAATTAATAACCGTTTAGCCGACGGAATAAAAGGCGAATGAAAACGGATAAATAAATCGTGTCTGAAAAGAAGAAACTTAAAGTCAAGATCTTCGATAAAGAATATTCTCTCCTCGTTGATGACGAGGAGTTGGCAAAGGAACTGGCTGAATACGTTAACCGTGTAATGGAAGAAACCAGGGAGGAACTCCCTGATCATCCTGCTCAGACAGTTGCAATAATTGCATCATTAAATATTGCCTATGACTTCTTCCTTGAGAAAAACAAGAGTAAGGAATACCTGATTCAGGCCTCTGATAAGGTAAAACGGATAAAGTTTCTTCTCTCCCAGCCAGATTTATACAATCCATAAGAGTATTGCGCCTCGCCGGTCGTGAAAAAACAAAAAGAACTAACTTTGTTCACTACGGGTTGTTGGCTCACGACGCTGAATACAGGCCTTAATCCGGCTTGCCGGATACGCCCTGCAAAGGGTAACATTGGAAGTACGATGCTTCGGGCAACTTCCCTCACTATCTGACCACGGGTTCTTTCCCTGTTAGAATAGTGGCCGGCGCGGCGACTTATTTTCGGAACTACCGGAGGATGTATGGAATTGCTTGATTTGACATATATACTGCTTCTGCTGGTGCTGGCTTTCTGGCTCGGCTGGAAGCTGAACTCCCGCTTAGGTAAGAGGAGCGTTGCCGCAGGTGAACTGCGCGCTGCCGAAATTATTGATTCGGCAAAGCGCGAGAGTGAAAAAATGGTCACCGACGCAAAAAAAGAGTATGATAAAATTCTCACCGACGCAGAAAAAGAATCCCAGAATCTTAAACGCGAAAAACTCCTTGAGGTAAAAGATGAGTGGTATAAAAAGAAGGTTGAATACGATTCAGAAGTAAATCAAAAGCGTCAGAAATTACAAAACCTTGAAAAACAGGTTCAGCAGAGGGAAGAAACAATTGACAGAAAACTTGACACAGTTTCTGCAAAAGAGAGGGAAAACAAAGAGGCGGAAAAAAATCTGCTCGAACTCAAAAAAAATCTTGACCTGAGAGCAAAAGAACTCGACAGGATTGAGAAAGAACAGAATGAAAAACTTGAAAAAATCTCAGGTCTCACCGCTGAAGAAGCAAAAGCAATTCTCATAGAAAACATGACCCAGGAAGCAAAAGGGGAAGTAAATAAAGCAGTCAAAGGAATCTATGAAAAAGCAAAACTTGAAGCCAAAAAAGAATCTCAGAAAGTAATTATCCAGGCAATTCAGCGCACAGCCGCAGAAGTTTCTGTTGAAACTACCGTATCGGTAATTCAGATTCATAATGATGAACTGAAAGGAAGGATTATCGGTAAGGAGGGAAGAAATATCCGTGCTTTTGAAGCTGCCACCGGAGTGGATGTTATTGTTGATGATACACCCGAAGCAGTTATCCTCTCATCTTACGATCAGTTCCGCCGTGAAGTAGCCCGCCTCTCTTTGGAACGCCTGATGGCAGACGGCAGAATTCATCCGGCAAGAATAGAAGAAGTAGTCGCAAAAGTTGAACATGACCTTGAAGAAGAAATGTTTAAGGAAGGGGAGACTGTTGTTCTGCAGCTCGGTATTCATGGTGTTCATAATGAGCTTATTAAACTGATTGGCAGGATGAAATACCGCTCAAGCTACGGCCAGAATCTCCTTCAGCACAGTGTTGAAGTTGCATATCTGACCGGCATCATGGCTGCTGAAATAGGACTTGATGCCAATATGGCAAAACGTGCCGGCCTGTTGCATGATATAGGCAAAACAATGGACCGGATCATGGAAGGTCCTCATGCACTGATTGGTATGGAGATTACAAAGAAATTCCGTGAGCATCCGATTATCGTGAATGCGGTGGGCAGCCATCACGAAGATATTGAAATGGAACACCCGATTGCACCTCTTGTCCAGGCTGCCGATGCAATTTCAGGCGCAAGGCCCGGTGCAAGGAGAGAGCCGATTGAAGGTTATGTAAAGCGTCTTGAAACACTCGAGGCGATTGCCCGCTCATTTGAGGGAGTCGCAAAAACCTATGCAATTCAGGCGGGGCGTGAAGTCCGTGTTGTGGTTGAGCACGATAAAGTTGATGATATTGTTGCCGATAAACTTGCCTATGATATCGCCCGCAAGATTGAAGATGAAATGCAGTTTCCCGGGCAGATTAAGGTAACCGTCATAAGAGAAGTGCGTAAAGTACACTTCGCAAAATGAGCAGGCCGGCAAAAATCGCAGTTACCGGGGGTATCGGTTCCGGCAAAACGCTTTTTTGCAGATATCTTTCTGAACTTGGTGAAACAGTGCTGTTTGCTGATACCATTGCAAAGAGAATTATGGCGGAAGATTCAGTTGTCCGCCAAAAGATTGAAACACTTCTTGGCGAAGAATCCTACCTCAACGGAAAACCGAATAATCCATATATAGCCGCAAAAGTATTTTCTGATCCTGAACTCCTTGCCGGTCTGAATGCAATCGTGCATCCGGCAGTAGGGGCAGAATCCCGGATTCTTATGGACCGGATACTTCAGGAAAAACCGCGTGTATTTTACGAAGCTGCACTCATCTTTGAAGCCAATCTGCAAAAACTGTTTGACAAAGTGGTACTCATTACCGCGCCTGATCATCTGCGCATCAGCAGGGCAATGGAGCGTGATAATATATCCCGCGAAAAAGTTGAGGAGAGGATGAGAAATCAGATGAACGAAATTACAAAATCAAAACTCGCGGATCTGGTAATCGTAAATGATTCTGACGAACATTCACTCCGCCGGAAAGCCGTTAATTTACTCAATGAACTTAGCGATGAGCAGTAAAATACCTGTTATTTCAATACAGGGGGAGCCGGAATCTTACAGTTACAAGACTGTTGTAAAAAGATTCGGACAGTCTTTCGTTATCCGTTACCGGAAAACATTCCAGGATGCGTTTAATGACGTTCAAAACGGGGATGCTGATTTCGCCCTCCTGCCGTTTATCAATTTCATAACAGGAGAAATTCCTGAAAACTACTCCCTGCTCTCTGAGTTTCAGTTTCCAGTACACGAGGCAATCACTACAAAACTCGACCATGCACTTCTTGGGAAGCCGGGACTGGACCTGAAAGCCGTTAAGAATATATATTCTCACCAGCAGGCACTGGCGCAGTGTACGGATTTTTTGCAGCAGGAGGAGTTTGCCTCCGTTAAAATTAAAGAGGTGCATGATACTGCGGGGGCGAAACTCTACGTGGAAAAAAGCCCCGGAGATTCGGCAATTATTGCTTCCAAATCTTCCGCAAAAGCACTGGGACTAAGTGTCTTGGCCTACCCGATTCAGAATGATAAACGGAATAAAACCACGTTTTTTCTGATTTCTGCAAAACAGAGGAAGCCATCCGAAGAGGATTATCTGGCTGTGTTGGGCACGCCTTCCGGAACTGAGGAAGATGCCCAGATGATTTTTAATGTCAGGGATACATCCGTTTCTGTACTCAGAATCTTTACCGAAAAACTGCCCCGCAAAGCTGCCAAAACATGGTTCCTGATAAAGTTTAAGGGGGACCTAACCCAGAAAAAAGAGATGTACAGTCTGCTCAGGCGTGAAAAGCTTTTCAGCTATATGAGCGGACTCTTTGGCGGCTCTCTCTGATTTTGGTTAATCGGCCCGGCAGTAATAATTTTGAAAAGCTAATTTGGAGTTATTGTGAGCTTATTTAATAATCTAATTGTATCAGCAGTTAAACTGATGCCTAAACCGGTAGTTAGATTTTTTTCAAACCGCTATATTGCCGGAGACCTCCTGAGCGATGCGGTCCGGCTGACCAGAGACCTGAACACCAAAGGAATTTATACAACCATTGATGTTCTTGGCGAAGCTATTACTACAAAAGAAGAGGCGATAATCGCCCACCGGCAATGCCTGGAAGTTCTGGATGCCATTCATAATGAAAAGCTGATGTCAAATCTTTCCATTAAACCTACCCAGATGGCTCTGCAGATAGATTTTGATTTTTGCGTCAGCCAGGTTCGTGAGTTGTGCGCAAAAGCAAAAGAGTATGGCACATTCGTCCGCCTTGATATGGAAGATGCAACAACTACTGATGATATCCTTCGCCTGCACAGAATTCTCAGGGGTGAATTTGATAATGTAGGTGTGGTTTTGCAGTCGTATTTAAGGAGAACCGTATCAGATATTGAAGAAAATAAAGACATTGCTCTGAACTACCGTCTTTGCAAAGGTATTTATATAGAGCCGGCAGAGATAGCCTTTAAAGAGAGAAAAGAAGTACAGGATAATTACCTCCTTTCTCTCAGAAAAATGTTTGATGCTGGTGCGTATGTCGGAATTGCCACCCATGATAACATTCTGATTGAAGGCTCAAAGAAAATTATAAAAGAAATGAATATTGATTCCTCCCGCTATGAGTTCCAGATGCTCCTGGGAGTAAAAGAAGACCTGCGTGATCAGCTTAATACTCAGGGCTTTAAGGTCCGGATTTATGTCCCGTTCGGCAAGGACTGGTATAAATATTCTATCAGACGCTTGAAGGAGAATCCGCAGGTTGCAGGCCACATTTTCAAAAATATCTTCTCCCTGAATTAATGGTCATTCTTGGAATTGAAACTTCCTGCGATGAAACATCAGCAGCGGTGATTGCTGACGGCAGGGTAACAGCTAATCTGATATATACACAGCAGATGCATGCCACCTACGGCGGTGTTATACCGGAACTTTCGAGCCGGGCACATCTTCTTAAAATTGCACCTTTGGTAAGAACTTCACTCAGCAAAGCAGGAATTGAACTTAAAGATGTGCATGTTGTTGCAGCAACTGCCGGTCCCGGGCTCATTGGCTCGCTGATTGTTGGTTACACTTTTGCACAGGGGCTTGCGCTTAGTCTGGGTAAGCCATTTATTCCGGTAAATCATATTGAAGGGCACATCTATTCCGGTTTTCTCATGAATCCGGCGCCGGAATTTCCGGCACTGATTCTTGTGGTTTCAGGCGGTCATACATTGCTCCTTAATGTGAGGAGTCATACATCGTACCAGATATTAGGAACTACGGCGGATGATGCAGCAGGAGAGGCATTTGATAAAGTTGCCAAACTAATGAATCTTGGATATCCGGGGGGACCTGCTATTCAGAAGTCAGCGGAAAAAGCTGTCAGAAAAAATATCTCTTTCCCTATTGCTGATGTAAAAGGCGATTATAATTTTTCCTACAGCGGTCTTAAAACAAGTGTTTTGCGATATATACAGAAGAACTTTCCTGACGGAGTTATTGCTCCTGAAGAACAATCGGAAATAGCCTATGGTTTTCAGGAATCCGCAGTTGGCGCCTTAATTGCAAAAACAGAACTTGCTCTCAGACAAGGAAGTTACCGGTCAATATCAGTTGCCGGAGGAGTTGCAGCAAATGGCCGTCTGAGAGACCGCCTTGCAGATCTCTCGGCAAAATACCAGGTGCCATTAGTGGTTCCAGCTTTCGAATTCTGTACCGATAACGGCGCAATGATTGCTGCCCGTGCAAAAGCACTGATTGAATCCGGCATACCGGATTATGGCATTCAGGAACCATTCCCTTCATTCAAATCAGTATTTGCTGATGCTCCTTTAGTAAAAAGGAGTTAGATTGGCAGGGAAAAATAGTTTTGGTGAAATGCCTCCTGAAGACCGGGAGAAAATTCTGGATGCCCTGAGAAATGAAGTTGATGATATTGATAAGGAGCTTGTTGAACTTCTGAGAAAACGGACCATACGCAGTATTCTGATTGGCAGAATTAAAAGATCACTTAATCAGCCGACCTACTCACCTGAGAGGGAAAAAGACATCAATAAGAAGATCAGTAACTACCTGAAAGAACCGCTCAGACTCGATGCACTCTGGCGGATATACGAAAGAATTCTTGATCAGTCCCGGGCAGTACAGCGCGAGGAAGCGGAAAAAGGAGAGATATATGATGTGCCGGTTCCTAAACTTTCCCGCGAAAAGAAAAAACTGCTCCCTGAAAAGGACTGGCGGGTAATCGGAGTTGTATTTGCAGTAATCTTTTTGCTTCTGGTATATCTGTTTTTCGGATCGAATACTCCTGCAAAAGAACTCCCCGTTAAAATTGAAATTAAACCGGGGCAGACTGCAGATCAGGTTGTCCGAGTGCTTGATGATGCAGGCCTGGTACCCACCCCATCCTTAATGAAACTTGCACTGCTCATCAGCGGGAATACAACAAATATAGTATCAGCACGTTACACCATTACTGAACCAATGAGTTATATGGGGTTGTCCTCCTTTTTAGCATCCGGAAAAGGGGATCATATCACACGGGTTGATCTTTATGACGGTATATCCAATAACGGGATTGCTTCAGTACTTGACGGAGAAAAGATCGCTGATAAGGATGCTCTTCTTTCGGCTATGAATAATCCTGCTGACGCAAAGCAGAGAACCGGAAAATTTGAAAGTATGCGCGGGTTTCTTTTGCCGGGTTCATACTATTTTTACAGGAACAGCTCTATTGAAGAGATAATTGACTCGCTCAATACTAACTGGCAGAATGCAATTACCGATGAAATGAAGAGAAGCGCTGAACAGATGGGGCGCACCATTCAGGATTTAACTGTTCTGGCATCAATCATTGAGGGAGAAACCAATTATAAACCGGAAATGAAAAGAATCTCCGGAGTATATCATAACCGGCTCCGGATCAGAATGCCTCTGCAGGCAGATCCAACCATACAATTTATTGCACCGCCCGGAACTACCCGCATTACAGGAAAAGAACTGCGAATTAAATCTCCTTACAATACCTATCTCAATGCCGGACTTCCCCCGGGGCCGATTAATAACCCTGGCAGAGCTGCGTTAGAGGCGGCGTTCTTCCCTGAAAATCACGGATATCTTTATTTTGTTGTGGACCCAGAATCTGGCAGGCATGTTTTCACCAGGACCTATGCCGAACATCGTAAAGAAGCAAAAAAATACCATCTGTGGATTAAGGCAAGGCAGAAATGAAATTTTACTCATATTTCACTCTTCTCCTGATTTCAGTTTTCCTTGCCGGATGCGCAAATCAGCTCCCTCCGGGCGGTGGCCCTGTTGACACAGTTCCTCCGGAGATTATTGAAGTATATCCGGAGAATGGCACTATCGGTTTTTCTGGCGATTTTTTTGAACTGACCTTCTCCGAGTATGTTGACAAACGTTCCCTCAAGGATGCAATCTTTATCTCACCCGGAATGCAGGGAGAACTGGAACTTGACTGGAGCGGTAAAAGTGTCCGTGTTTATTTCCCTGAAAAACTGATTGACAGTATTACCTATACTATAAGTATCGGTACCGATGTGATAGATTATAATAACCGCAACAGAATGGCTCAGTCTTTCATATTTGCGTTTTCGACCGGTGATAAGATTGATAATTTTACTGCAGGGGGCAGAATATATGCTGATAAACCCTCCGGAACTCTTCTCTTTGCCTATCGTAATGCTGATGATACGCTGAATCCGGCCTTAGCAAAACCGGATTATATATCACAGGCCGGCACTAAAGGGGAATTCCTTTTCACCGGTCTTGCTTCGGGAAGATACCGGATATTCGCGGTGAATGAAGATATTAAAGATAAAATATATGATCCTGAAAAAGATAAAATAGGCGTGCCCCATACAGAACCTGTTCTTTCAGATAAAGATACCGGATACACCGGACTTAATATGATACTTTTTACGGAAGACAGAACTTCGCCAAAACTGCTGTCTGCCAGCATGCTTGACAGAAATCACGTACTTCTGAGTTTTTCCGAAGAACTTGATGCTGCCGGTTTATCAACTTCGCAGTTCAGAATTATAGATTCTGCTGATCAAAATATAATTCTCCCTTACTACATCTTTAAGGGACGAAGCAAAAATAAAGAGCTTTTTCTGGCAATCCGCGATTCGGTTAGTTTGACGGGAAATAACTTTGTGATAGCTGAGGGGCTTGAGGATGCTGATCGAAACCGTACTGAATCAGATGCTGTAAGTCTGACCGTCTCCGACAGACCGGACACGATTAAACCTTCTTTCACCAGCGTGGATCCGGCGTACAATTCAAAAAATGTTGATTATCTTGGTGCAGAATTTACCTTCTCACTGGATGATGGTATATCACTTAAAGAACTGGAAGGCAATCTCGTACTTCAGGATACCTTAAAGAATGTGATACCATCTGAAATTCAAAGGATTGACGATGCATCGTTCCGTGTGCTTCCGAAAACTTCCCTCAAGGCAGGGACGGATTATCTTATTTCCTTCAATCTGAAGTTTTTGAAGGATGCAGCGGGCAATTTTTCTGATTCAATTTATGTATATAAGTTTAAAACTCTTTCTGAACTTGACTTTACTGGGCTGAGCGGGACTACTCAGGGAGTGCGCCTACAGAACAATCCAAAACTTATTCTGGAGAGCACTGAGCGCAAAAAGCTGAGATACATTACACCGGTTGAGGAAAACGGGACGTTTGATTTTAAGAGAGTACTGCCGGGGAAATATAACCTGATGCTTCTTTACGACAGAAATGATGATGGTGAAATTACGCACGGAACGGTCACACCATATATTTCGTCTGAAGAATTCCTTTACCACCCGGAGGAAATTAATCTGATACCACGATGGGCTGTTCTGGATTTTATCTTTAACGCGGAATCTGATTAGCTGATTATCTTCCGAAATTCTTGTTGACTTTTGACTCAAGAACTGACTCCAGTGAATCGGGGAGCTGATAGAATAAATCGAGTCCGGTTTTACTTTCAATCTCGTCTATACTTACGGCATGGTCTGTATATTTTTTTGCGGTAGTATTCTGCGGAATAATGAATGCTAAAGACCGGTAACTGCCGTCCCAGTAAACCAGCACCGATTTAAAGAAATATTCCGGAACCGAGACCCGGCTTTTGCCAATACGCTTCATACCTTCAGTAAATACGGGACCTGTGACGATATGAACTGACTTATACTTCTTTGCCCATCTTCGTATATCCTCCTCAAGCTTTCTCCATATACCGTTATTAAACTCCTGTGTCTGAGGAGAGATATTACTGAAATAAAACGATTCCTCCATTGCCTCAGGAGACCAGGCCATATCTGCTGCAGGTGCAAGATGCCCTCTGCTGTAGCCTGATTTGCGGTAATCGTCATTTTGCGCAGAACGGGATTCAATATTCGGGTCAGGAATGAATCTATCACTTCTTTTTACCTTCTTTACCAGTTCAGCATCAGTAAGTTCATAAGCTACCCAGTCAGCCTGTTCATGGTTATCATTGTAGGAGAGGGAAAACCCTGTATAATGATAGATATCATCACCAGTTCTTTCAGCCGGCAGATACAGTGAGTTTGTTTCTGAGGGTTTTTGTTTTTCACCTCCCGCTGAGAATAACTGCGGAACATAGTTATACAATGCCAGAGCTAAAATTGCCGGCAATACAAGGAAGAGTATTTTTTTCAAGGTTTTCTGAAATATTTTATGATAAGTCCCGGCCGGAGTACGGTTTTATCTCCCTGAACTGCGGCATAAAGAAGTTTGCTGTTTCTTATTTCAAGAATTCTTAACTCACCGATTCGTTTTTCGGCTATTCCAATAAGTTCACCTGTATTCTGATCGTAAAGTGAATCAGTTTCTTCGTAAACAAAAAGACGCTCTCCCGGTTTTAGGCCCTTTGTAATGATATTCACAAAAGCATCGCCTGTGGATGCGTCATAGGTAAGCAGTGTGCCGGTCAGCGTGGGAACTGATTCAGATTCATCATCGCTTTCACTGTAGGATAGTTTAATTTCTCTTTTGTAATGTTTATAAAACTGATT of Ignavibacteriales bacterium contains these proteins:
- a CDS encoding DNA/RNA non-specific endonuclease, with the protein product MKKILFLVLPAILALALYNYVPQLFSAGGEKQKPSETNSLYLPAERTGDDIYHYTGFSLSYNDNHEQADWVAYELTDAELVKKVKRSDRFIPDPNIESRSAQNDDYRKSGYSRGHLAPAADMAWSPEAMEESFYFSNISPQTQEFNNGIWRKLEEDIRRWAKKYKSVHIVTGPVFTEGMKRIGKSRVSVPEYFFKSVLVYWDGSYRSLAFIIPQNTTAKKYTDHAVSIDEIESKTGLDLFYQLPDSLESVLESKVNKNFGR
- a CDS encoding Ig-like domain-containing protein; protein product: MKFYSYFTLLLISVFLAGCANQLPPGGGPVDTVPPEIIEVYPENGTIGFSGDFFELTFSEYVDKRSLKDAIFISPGMQGELELDWSGKSVRVYFPEKLIDSITYTISIGTDVIDYNNRNRMAQSFIFAFSTGDKIDNFTAGGRIYADKPSGTLLFAYRNADDTLNPALAKPDYISQAGTKGEFLFTGLASGRYRIFAVNEDIKDKIYDPEKDKIGVPHTEPVLSDKDTGYTGLNMILFTEDRTSPKLLSASMLDRNHVLLSFSEELDAAGLSTSQFRIIDSADQNIILPYYIFKGRSKNKELFLAIRDSVSLTGNNFVIAEGLEDADRNRTESDAVSLTVSDRPDTIKPSFTSVDPAYNSKNVDYLGAEFTFSLDDGISLKELEGNLVLQDTLKNVIPSEIQRIDDASFRVLPKTSLKAGTDYLISFNLKFLKDAAGNFSDSIYVYKFKTLSELDFTGLSGTTQGVRLQNNPKLILESTERKKLRYITPVEENGTFDFKRVLPGKYNLMLLYDRNDDGEITHGTVTPYISSEEFLYHPEEINLIPRWAVLDFIFNAESD
- a CDS encoding cell division protein ZapA, giving the protein MSEKKKLKVKIFDKEYSLLVDDEELAKELAEYVNRVMEETREELPDHPAQTVAIIASLNIAYDFFLEKNKSKEYLIQASDKVKRIKFLLSQPDLYNP
- the tsaD gene encoding tRNA (adenosine(37)-N6)-threonylcarbamoyltransferase complex transferase subunit TsaD, coding for MVILGIETSCDETSAAVIADGRVTANLIYTQQMHATYGGVIPELSSRAHLLKIAPLVRTSLSKAGIELKDVHVVAATAGPGLIGSLIVGYTFAQGLALSLGKPFIPVNHIEGHIYSGFLMNPAPEFPALILVVSGGHTLLLNVRSHTSYQILGTTADDAAGEAFDKVAKLMNLGYPGGPAIQKSAEKAVRKNISFPIADVKGDYNFSYSGLKTSVLRYIQKNFPDGVIAPEEQSEIAYGFQESAVGALIAKTELALRQGSYRSISVAGGVAANGRLRDRLADLSAKYQVPLVVPAFEFCTDNGAMIAARAKALIESGIPDYGIQEPFPSFKSVFADAPLVKRS
- a CDS encoding dephospho-CoA kinase; amino-acid sequence: MSRPAKIAVTGGIGSGKTLFCRYLSELGETVLFADTIAKRIMAEDSVVRQKIETLLGEESYLNGKPNNPYIAAKVFSDPELLAGLNAIVHPAVGAESRILMDRILQEKPRVFYEAALIFEANLQKLFDKVVLITAPDHLRISRAMERDNISREKVEERMRNQMNEITKSKLADLVIVNDSDEHSLRRKAVNLLNELSDEQ
- the rny gene encoding ribonuclease Y → MELLDLTYILLLLVLAFWLGWKLNSRLGKRSVAAGELRAAEIIDSAKRESEKMVTDAKKEYDKILTDAEKESQNLKREKLLEVKDEWYKKKVEYDSEVNQKRQKLQNLEKQVQQREETIDRKLDTVSAKERENKEAEKNLLELKKNLDLRAKELDRIEKEQNEKLEKISGLTAEEAKAILIENMTQEAKGEVNKAVKGIYEKAKLEAKKESQKVIIQAIQRTAAEVSVETTVSVIQIHNDELKGRIIGKEGRNIRAFEAATGVDVIVDDTPEAVILSSYDQFRREVARLSLERLMADGRIHPARIEEVVAKVEHDLEEEMFKEGETVVLQLGIHGVHNELIKLIGRMKYRSSYGQNLLQHSVEVAYLTGIMAAEIGLDANMAKRAGLLHDIGKTMDRIMEGPHALIGMEITKKFREHPIIVNAVGSHHEDIEMEHPIAPLVQAADAISGARPGARREPIEGYVKRLETLEAIARSFEGVAKTYAIQAGREVRVVVEHDKVDDIVADKLAYDIARKIEDEMQFPGQIKVTVIREVRKVHFAK
- a CDS encoding proline dehydrogenase family protein, which encodes MPKPVVRFFSNRYIAGDLLSDAVRLTRDLNTKGIYTTIDVLGEAITTKEEAIIAHRQCLEVLDAIHNEKLMSNLSIKPTQMALQIDFDFCVSQVRELCAKAKEYGTFVRLDMEDATTTDDILRLHRILRGEFDNVGVVLQSYLRRTVSDIEENKDIALNYRLCKGIYIEPAEIAFKERKEVQDNYLLSLRKMFDAGAYVGIATHDNILIEGSKKIIKEMNIDSSRYEFQMLLGVKEDLRDQLNTQGFKVRIYVPFGKDWYKYSIRRLKENPQVAGHIFKNIFSLN
- the mltG gene encoding endolytic transglycosylase MltG, with translation MAGKNSFGEMPPEDREKILDALRNEVDDIDKELVELLRKRTIRSILIGRIKRSLNQPTYSPEREKDINKKISNYLKEPLRLDALWRIYERILDQSRAVQREEAEKGEIYDVPVPKLSREKKKLLPEKDWRVIGVVFAVIFLLLVYLFFGSNTPAKELPVKIEIKPGQTADQVVRVLDDAGLVPTPSLMKLALLISGNTTNIVSARYTITEPMSYMGLSSFLASGKGDHITRVDLYDGISNNGIASVLDGEKIADKDALLSAMNNPADAKQRTGKFESMRGFLLPGSYYFYRNSSIEEIIDSLNTNWQNAITDEMKRSAEQMGRTIQDLTVLASIIEGETNYKPEMKRISGVYHNRLRIRMPLQADPTIQFIAPPGTTRITGKELRIKSPYNTYLNAGLPPGPINNPGRAALEAAFFPENHGYLYFVVDPESGRHVFTRTYAEHRKEAKKYHLWIKARQK